In Odocoileus virginianus isolate 20LAN1187 ecotype Illinois chromosome 5, Ovbor_1.2, whole genome shotgun sequence, a single window of DNA contains:
- the S100A10 gene encoding protein S100-A10, with protein sequence MPSQMEHAMETMMFTFHKFAGDKGYLTKEDLRVLMEKEFPGFLENQKDPLAVDKIMKDLDQCRDGKVGFQSFFSLIAGLTIACNDYFVVHMKQKGKK encoded by the exons ATGCCATCTCAAATGGAACACGCCATGGAAACCATGATGTTCACATTTCACAAATTTGCTGGTGATAAAGGTTACTTAACAAAGGAAGACCTGAGAGTACTCATGGAAAAGGAGTTCCCTGGATTTTTGGAA aaTCAAAAAGACCCTCTGGCCGTGGACAAAATAATGAAGGACCTGGACCAGTGTCGAGATGGCAAAGTGGGCTTCCAGAGCTTCTTTTCGCTAATCGCTGGGCTCACCATCGCGTGCAATGACTATTTTGTAGTACACATGAAGCAGAAGGGGAAGAAGTAG